The Ornithinimicrobium faecis genome includes a window with the following:
- the ybeY gene encoding rRNA maturation RNase YbeY: MSIEVLNESGEVPSPVGEQELHDLGRHVLDQLRVHPRTELAITLVDESAMEALHVQWMDLPGPTDVMSFPMDELRPGSDTETPEGVLGDVVLCPSVARKQAKDAGHSVEDEILLLTTHGILHLLGFDHAEPAEEREMFELQRTLLLTYLAQRGRTTTAAPNARSEH, translated from the coding sequence GTGAGCATCGAGGTCCTCAACGAGTCCGGGGAGGTGCCTTCGCCCGTCGGCGAGCAGGAGTTGCACGACCTGGGCCGGCACGTGCTCGACCAGTTGCGGGTCCACCCCCGCACCGAGCTGGCGATCACCCTGGTCGACGAGTCGGCCATGGAGGCCCTGCACGTGCAGTGGATGGACCTGCCCGGCCCGACCGACGTGATGAGTTTCCCGATGGACGAGCTGCGCCCGGGGTCGGACACGGAGACACCCGAGGGAGTGCTCGGCGACGTCGTGCTCTGCCCGTCCGTGGCACGCAAGCAGGCCAAGGACGCCGGTCACAGCGTCGAGGACGAGATCCTGCTGCTGACCACGCACGGCATCCTGCACCTGCTCGGCTTCGACCACGCCGAGCCGGCTGAGGAGCGCGAGATGTTCGAGTTGCAGCGCACCCTGCTGCTGACCTATCTGGCCCAGCGGGGCCGCACCACCACCGCGGCGCCCAACGCCCGTTCCGAGCACTGA
- a CDS encoding 16S rRNA (uracil(1498)-N(3))-methyltransferase — MSAPLFFVDDGALAAVAVGEAVRLDGPEGKHAATVTRLAVGEQILVADGTGRQAHGRVSAVGRGELTLTVEEIGDEPAADPRFTLVQALAKGDRDLLAIEVGTELGVDEVVPWAAARSVVVWRGERAAKGQAKWERTVRAATKQARRARVPAIAPLADRRAVMERVAAADLALVLHEEATEPLAGVDLPPSGEVLLVVGPEGGISPEETQAMVGAGARTVRLGSTVLRTSTAGAAAIALLSGRSRWA, encoded by the coding sequence GTGAGCGCGCCGCTGTTCTTCGTCGACGACGGGGCCCTGGCCGCCGTCGCCGTCGGTGAGGCGGTCCGCCTCGACGGGCCGGAGGGCAAGCACGCGGCCACGGTGACCCGCCTCGCGGTGGGTGAGCAAATCCTCGTGGCCGACGGCACCGGGCGGCAGGCCCACGGCCGGGTCAGTGCCGTCGGCAGGGGCGAGCTCACGCTGACGGTCGAGGAGATCGGCGACGAGCCAGCGGCCGATCCGCGCTTCACACTGGTGCAGGCACTGGCCAAGGGTGACCGCGACCTGCTGGCCATTGAGGTCGGCACCGAGCTGGGCGTCGACGAGGTCGTGCCCTGGGCCGCTGCCCGCAGCGTCGTGGTCTGGCGGGGCGAGCGCGCCGCCAAGGGACAGGCCAAGTGGGAGCGCACCGTGCGCGCCGCGACCAAGCAGGCCCGGCGGGCGCGGGTGCCTGCGATCGCCCCGTTGGCTGACCGGCGGGCGGTGATGGAGCGCGTGGCGGCGGCCGACCTCGCCCTCGTGCTCCACGAGGAGGCCACCGAGCCCCTGGCGGGCGTGGACCTGCCACCCAGCGGCGAGGTGCTGCTGGTGGTCGGCCCGGAGGGTGGCATCAGCCCGGAGGAGACCCAGGCGATGGTGGGGGCCGGAGCCCGCACCGTCCGCCTGGGCAGCACCGTCCTGCGCACCTCGACGGCCGGGGCCGCCGCGATCGCTCTGCTCAGCGGTCGGTCCCGATGGGCCTGA
- a CDS encoding MFS transporter — translation MGLTGQPAPARSSSPALSLLSPENRPVSIGTTALISLFAIEYIAVGTAMPTVARALDGLGLYALAFGATIAASVIGMILGGWWTDRSGPRAVLLVGAATFSAGLLGAGLSTSMELFVAARGLQGLGTGLAMVAIYVVIAQGIPDDLRPRMFSLLAAAWVLPGLIGPVVTGLLVEHAGWRWVFLSVVPLVVISVAVLLPALGRTEPSEDAPYLSVSTILWAVLAAGSVGVLNLGGEEISARDVLIGLPFAIALGVAAWRLMPPGTFTLGRGLPSVISARGAIGASFMAAEAYLPLLLQDLHGYSPAEAGAALAVGAVTWAGGSWLQGSLRDTVDRVRVMVTGTSITLLGLSLLVVSVWLDWPGWTVLVIWGLTQAGVGIAYPTTSLLTMRLSAPAVLGRNSSSLQVSEALASAVILAVVGAVFTALYAGSHHSAFLAVAIASVVAGLAAVTTAARSRPA, via the coding sequence ATGGGCCTGACGGGCCAGCCGGCTCCCGCACGATCTTCCTCGCCCGCGCTCTCGCTGCTCTCTCCGGAGAACCGGCCGGTCTCGATCGGGACGACGGCGCTGATCTCGCTGTTCGCGATCGAATACATCGCCGTCGGCACGGCCATGCCCACCGTGGCGAGGGCGCTGGACGGGCTGGGGCTGTATGCCCTGGCCTTCGGCGCCACCATCGCCGCCAGCGTCATCGGGATGATCCTGGGTGGCTGGTGGACCGACCGCTCCGGGCCGCGCGCGGTGCTGCTCGTGGGTGCCGCGACCTTCAGCGCGGGCCTGCTGGGCGCTGGCCTGAGCACGAGCATGGAGCTGTTCGTCGCCGCTCGCGGTCTGCAGGGACTGGGCACCGGCCTGGCGATGGTGGCGATCTATGTCGTGATCGCGCAGGGGATCCCCGATGACCTGCGGCCCCGGATGTTCTCGCTGCTCGCGGCCGCCTGGGTGCTGCCAGGACTGATCGGCCCCGTCGTGACCGGTCTGCTGGTCGAGCATGCCGGCTGGCGCTGGGTCTTCCTCAGCGTCGTGCCGCTCGTGGTGATCAGCGTCGCCGTGCTGCTGCCGGCGCTGGGACGCACCGAGCCCAGCGAGGACGCGCCCTATCTCAGCGTCAGCACGATCCTGTGGGCGGTGCTGGCCGCTGGCAGCGTCGGGGTGCTCAACCTGGGTGGGGAGGAGATCTCGGCGCGGGACGTGCTGATCGGGCTGCCCTTCGCCATCGCGCTCGGGGTCGCGGCCTGGCGGCTCATGCCGCCGGGCACCTTCACGCTCGGCCGCGGTCTGCCCTCGGTGATCTCCGCGCGGGGCGCGATCGGTGCCTCCTTCATGGCTGCCGAGGCCTACCTGCCGCTGCTGTTGCAGGACCTGCACGGCTACAGCCCCGCCGAGGCAGGCGCGGCCCTGGCGGTGGGTGCGGTGACCTGGGCCGGCGGTTCCTGGCTCCAGGGCAGCCTGCGGGACACGGTCGACCGGGTGCGGGTCATGGTGACCGGCACCTCGATCACCCTGCTCGGCCTGAGCCTGCTGGTCGTCTCGGTCTGGCTGGACTGGCCCGGCTGGACGGTGCTGGTCATCTGGGGGCTGACCCAGGCGGGGGTCGGCATCGCCTATCCGACCACCTCGCTGTTGACGATGCGCCTGTCCGCCCCCGCGGTGCTCGGACGGAACTCGTCCTCGCTCCAGGTCAGTGAGGCACTCGCCTCTGCCGTGATCCTCGCCGTGGTCGGTGCCGTGTTCACCGCGCTGTATGCCGGCTCGCACCACAGTGCGTTCCTCGCCGTCGCGATCGCCTCGGTGGTGGCCGGTCTGGCGGCGGTCACCACCGCGGCCCGCTCCCGACCGGCCTGA
- a CDS encoding DUF4333 domain-containing protein produces the protein MGRDQKMQTVGEETALTGAVPRKAVRQKAMPRKALRQKAMRQKAVLGVAVAALALLVSGCSKEVSADDLEATITEEAEGHGLTVSSVDCPEGLPAEVGATLTCDVQMSGPEGQFDRYELTVTEVDGDNVQYTLMPLLAEDTQ, from the coding sequence ATGGGGAGGGATCAGAAGATGCAGACGGTGGGCGAGGAGACGGCGCTGACAGGGGCAGTGCCCCGAAAGGCAGTGCGCCAGAAGGCAATGCCACGAAAGGCACTGCGCCAGAAGGCGATGCGTCAGAAGGCTGTGCTCGGGGTGGCTGTGGCGGCGTTGGCGCTCCTGGTCAGTGGGTGCTCCAAGGAGGTCTCCGCCGATGATCTGGAGGCGACGATCACCGAGGAGGCCGAGGGCCATGGACTCACGGTGTCGTCCGTCGACTGTCCAGAAGGTCTGCCCGCAGAAGTGGGCGCGACGCTGACCTGTGATGTGCAGATGAGTGGGCCCGAGGGCCAGTTCGATCGCTACGAGCTGACGGTCACCGAGGTGGATGGCGACAACGTGCAATACACCCTGATGCCGCTGTTGGCCGAGGACACCCAGTAG
- the era gene encoding GTPase Era, which translates to MNTQHDPTQDNQTQDEGAVRQPAEPSAYRAGFACVVGRPNAGKSTLTNALVGEKVAITSSKPQTTRHAIRGIRTTEEYQLILVDTPGLHRPRTLLGQRLNDLVRETLLDVDVIGFCLPADQRPGPGDAFIARDLADLQRAKKVPVVALATKSDKVDRQRLAEHLIAIDQLGTWDAIVPCSATKGDQVEDVAEVLASYLPASPKLYPDDVLTDEPTIVMIAELVREAALEGVRDELPHSLAVVVDEVVPRPDRPEDRPLTDVRVNIFVERPSQKAIIIGRGGSRLRDVGAQARAGIEAIIGHKVFLDLHVKVAKDWQRDPKQLQRLGF; encoded by the coding sequence GTGAACACCCAGCACGACCCGACCCAGGACAACCAGACCCAGGACGAGGGTGCGGTTCGGCAACCGGCCGAGCCCTCGGCATACCGCGCCGGTTTTGCCTGCGTCGTCGGCCGACCCAACGCCGGCAAGTCGACCCTGACCAACGCCCTGGTGGGGGAGAAGGTCGCGATCACCTCCAGCAAGCCGCAGACCACGCGGCACGCGATCCGGGGGATCCGCACGACGGAGGAATATCAGCTGATCCTGGTGGACACCCCCGGGCTGCACCGGCCCCGCACGCTGCTTGGCCAGCGTCTCAACGACCTGGTCCGCGAGACGCTGCTGGACGTTGACGTGATCGGTTTCTGCCTCCCGGCCGACCAGCGACCGGGGCCGGGCGACGCCTTCATCGCGCGTGACCTGGCCGACCTTCAACGGGCCAAGAAGGTGCCCGTCGTGGCCCTGGCGACCAAGTCCGACAAGGTCGATCGGCAGCGGCTGGCGGAGCACCTCATCGCCATCGATCAGCTCGGCACCTGGGACGCGATCGTGCCGTGCTCGGCGACCAAGGGCGACCAGGTTGAGGACGTGGCCGAGGTGCTGGCGTCCTATCTGCCGGCCTCGCCCAAGCTCTATCCCGACGACGTGCTCACGGACGAGCCGACCATCGTCATGATCGCCGAGCTCGTGCGGGAGGCGGCGCTGGAGGGTGTGCGCGATGAGTTGCCGCACTCCCTGGCCGTCGTGGTCGATGAGGTCGTGCCCCGCCCGGACCGGCCTGAGGACCGGCCCCTGACCGACGTGCGGGTCAACATCTTCGTCGAGCGACCGAGCCAGAAGGCGATCATCATCGGCAGGGGCGGCTCTCGGCTGCGCGATGTCGGGGCGCAGGCACGAGCCGGCATCGAGGCGATCATCGGGCACAAGGTCTTCCTGGATCTGCACGTCAAGGTCGCCAAGGACTGGCAGCGCGACCCCAAGCAGCTGCAGCGCCTCGGCTTCTGA
- a CDS encoding histidine triad nucleotide-binding protein: protein MATSSDCLFCTIVAGDIPNDTVYETDTVLAFRDITPRANSHVLVIPKSHEDTLGQMADDDPTSVAELFTAAREVARREGIEDSGYRVVSNVGADAGQEVFHVHVHVLGAQKLGPVGPGQR, encoded by the coding sequence ATGGCGACATCGAGCGACTGCCTCTTCTGCACGATCGTGGCGGGGGACATCCCCAACGACACGGTCTATGAGACCGACACCGTCCTGGCCTTTCGCGACATCACGCCGCGGGCCAACAGCCACGTCCTGGTGATCCCCAAGTCCCACGAGGACACCCTGGGCCAGATGGCTGACGACGACCCGACCAGCGTGGCGGAGCTGTTCACAGCAGCACGCGAGGTCGCGCGCCGTGAGGGCATCGAGGACAGCGGCTACCGCGTCGTGAGCAATGTGGGGGCTGACGCCGGCCAGGAGGTCTTCCACGTGCACGTCCACGTGCTGGGTGCCCAAAAGCTCGGGCCTGTCGGCCCGGGGCAACGCTAG
- a CDS encoding PhoH family protein, which translates to MTDPHHPGTADAATPDTDLTETTPSEGAPAPAHTVVIPPETSMAALLGPRDELLKTMERSFPRVDVMVRGNEFRLTGPSEDVAIIERLIDELVVIAAAGQPLNRDAVERSIGMLRSASAERPADVLTMNIISNRGRTIRPKTLHQKRYVDAIDQHTIVFGIGPAGTGKTYLAMAKAVAALQAKQVNRIILTRPAVEAGERLGFLPGTLNDKIDPYLRPLYDALHDMVDPDSIPRLMASGTIEVAPLAYMRGRTLNDAFIILDEAQNTSAEQMKMFLTRLGFASKMVVTGDVTQVDLPKGTSSGLRVVRDILAGVEDIHFATLTSADVVRHRLVSSIVEAYGKHDEGRTQDGDR; encoded by the coding sequence ATGACAGACCCTCACCATCCTGGGACGGCTGACGCCGCCACCCCAGACACCGACCTGACCGAGACGACGCCGAGCGAGGGGGCGCCCGCGCCTGCCCACACGGTGGTGATCCCGCCGGAGACGTCGATGGCGGCCCTGCTGGGGCCGCGCGACGAGCTGCTCAAGACCATGGAGCGCTCGTTCCCACGCGTCGACGTCATGGTGCGCGGCAACGAGTTCCGCCTCACCGGTCCCTCCGAGGACGTCGCGATCATCGAGCGTCTCATCGACGAGCTCGTGGTGATCGCCGCGGCCGGACAGCCGCTGAATCGGGACGCGGTCGAGCGCTCGATCGGCATGCTGCGCAGCGCCTCGGCCGAGCGCCCCGCCGACGTGCTGACGATGAACATCATCAGCAACCGCGGCCGCACGATCCGACCCAAGACGCTGCACCAGAAGCGCTATGTCGACGCGATCGATCAGCACACCATCGTCTTCGGCATCGGCCCCGCCGGCACCGGCAAGACCTATCTGGCGATGGCCAAGGCCGTCGCGGCCCTGCAGGCCAAGCAGGTCAACCGGATCATCCTGACCCGCCCGGCGGTGGAGGCCGGCGAGCGGCTCGGCTTTCTGCCCGGCACCCTCAACGACAAGATCGACCCCTATCTGCGGCCGTTGTATGACGCACTGCACGACATGGTCGACCCCGACTCGATCCCGCGCCTGATGGCGTCCGGCACGATCGAGGTCGCGCCGCTGGCTTATATGCGTGGCCGCACGCTGAACGATGCGTTCATCATCCTGGACGAGGCACAAAACACCTCGGCCGAGCAGATGAAGATGTTCCTGACGCGCCTGGGCTTTGCCTCCAAGATGGTCGTCACCGGTGACGTCACCCAGGTCGACCTGCCGAAGGGCACCAGCTCGGGACTGCGTGTGGTCCGGGACATCCTGGCCGGTGTCGAGGACATCCACTTCGCGACGCTGACCAGCGCCGATGTGGTGCGCCACCGGCTCGTGAGCTCGATCGTCGAGGCCTACGGCAAGCACGACGAGGGTCGGACGCAGGACGGTGACCGGTGA
- the dhaL gene encoding dihydroxyacetone kinase subunit DhaL, whose amino-acid sequence MANLASFTAWIADYAEVVNDQADYLTDLDRAIGDADHGSNMKRGMAKAAELAGAEEFASIDVYLKKVGMTLVSNVGGASGPLYGTFFLRMAGALADVEEAGAAEVGAGLRAGVEGILARGKAEAGDKTMYDAWAPALEAFDSAAGSGSDLAGALGAAAEAAATGRDATQELIARKGRASYLGERSRGHLDPGATSSTMLLESAARTLT is encoded by the coding sequence GTGGCAAACCTGGCATCCTTCACCGCCTGGATCGCTGACTATGCCGAGGTGGTCAACGACCAGGCGGACTATCTGACCGACCTCGACCGCGCCATCGGCGACGCCGACCACGGCAGCAACATGAAGCGCGGGATGGCCAAGGCCGCCGAGTTGGCGGGCGCCGAGGAGTTCGCCTCGATCGACGTCTACCTCAAGAAGGTCGGCATGACCTTGGTGAGCAACGTCGGCGGTGCGAGCGGTCCGCTCTATGGCACGTTCTTCCTGCGGATGGCCGGGGCCCTCGCCGACGTCGAGGAGGCCGGAGCGGCCGAGGTCGGGGCAGGGCTGCGCGCCGGGGTCGAGGGCATCCTGGCTCGGGGCAAGGCCGAGGCCGGCGACAAGACGATGTATGACGCGTGGGCACCCGCCCTGGAGGCGTTCGACTCGGCCGCCGGTTCCGGCAGCGATCTGGCGGGCGCGCTGGGCGCCGCGGCGGAGGCCGCAGCCACCGGACGGGACGCGACGCAGGAGCTGATCGCCCGCAAGGGCCGCGCCAGCTATCTGGGGGAGCGCAGCAGGGGGCACCTCGATCCGGGCGCGACCAGCTCGACGATGTTGCTCGAGTCGGCAGCGCGCACCCTCACCTAA
- the dhaK gene encoding dihydroxyacetone kinase subunit DhaK, producing MKKLINDPADVVVEALRGMAAAHSDRLRVDLENRVVYRAEKIRPGKVGLVSGGGSGHEPMHGGLVGVGMLDAACAGEVFTSPVPDQMMAATKEVDGGAGVLHIVKNYTGDVMNFEMAAELAAADAGTEVQSVVVDDDVAVQDSLYTAGRRGVGTTVLLEKIVGAAAEEGRSLADCAALATKVNEGGRSMGMALTSCTVPAAGKPTFELAEDEMEMGVGIHGEPGRKRVPLAPAKEVAEMLLEPILSDLDFTGDSGAIVMLNGMGGTPLLELYLMFDEVAQILEKSGVTIARNLVGNYITSLEMAGCSVTVLRADDDLIGLWDAPVNTPGLRWGV from the coding sequence ATGAAGAAACTGATCAACGACCCCGCCGACGTCGTCGTCGAGGCGCTTCGAGGAATGGCTGCCGCCCACTCCGACCGCCTGCGGGTGGACCTGGAGAACCGGGTCGTCTATCGCGCTGAGAAGATCCGGCCCGGCAAGGTCGGGTTGGTCTCTGGCGGGGGCTCCGGCCACGAACCCATGCACGGTGGCCTGGTCGGTGTCGGCATGCTCGATGCCGCGTGCGCCGGCGAGGTCTTCACCTCGCCCGTGCCGGACCAGATGATGGCTGCGACCAAGGAGGTCGACGGTGGCGCGGGCGTGCTGCACATCGTCAAGAACTACACCGGCGACGTGATGAACTTCGAGATGGCTGCCGAGTTGGCCGCCGCCGACGCGGGCACCGAGGTCCAGTCGGTCGTGGTCGATGACGACGTGGCCGTGCAGGACTCGCTCTACACTGCTGGCCGGCGGGGAGTCGGCACGACGGTGCTGCTGGAGAAGATCGTCGGCGCCGCGGCCGAGGAGGGTCGTTCGTTGGCCGACTGTGCCGCCCTGGCCACCAAGGTCAACGAGGGGGGCCGCTCGATGGGCATGGCCCTGACCTCGTGCACCGTGCCCGCCGCTGGCAAGCCAACCTTCGAGCTGGCCGAGGACGAGATGGAGATGGGCGTCGGCATCCACGGTGAGCCGGGCCGCAAGCGCGTGCCGCTGGCGCCGGCCAAGGAGGTCGCCGAGATGCTCCTGGAGCCGATCCTGTCCGACCTGGACTTCACCGGAGACTCCGGCGCGATCGTGATGCTCAACGGCATGGGCGGCACCCCGCTCCTCGAGCTCTATCTGATGTTTGACGAGGTGGCTCAGATCCTCGAGAAATCCGGTGTCACCATTGCCCGCAACCTGGTCGGCAACTACATCACCAGCCTGGAGATGGCCGGCTGCTCGGTCACCGTGCTCCGGGCCGACGACGACCTGATCGGGCTCTGGGACGCCCCCGTGAACACCCCCGGTCTGCGCTGGGGGGTGTGA
- a CDS encoding DUF4333 domain-containing protein, with translation MGRTRATRATLGLAAVVLLITGCGGPVASEDLEASIVQQAEGRGWTLESVDCPEDLPADVGATVVCAVQIPGEVEARPGEVGVVDRFRVVVRGVDRGTPRYSTYPLTEGMSE, from the coding sequence GTGGGCAGGACCAGGGCAACGCGGGCCACCCTGGGGCTGGCCGCGGTCGTGTTGCTGATCACCGGCTGCGGGGGCCCTGTCGCATCGGAGGACCTCGAGGCCAGCATCGTCCAGCAGGCCGAGGGCCGAGGCTGGACGCTGGAGTCGGTCGACTGCCCTGAGGACCTGCCGGCCGACGTCGGGGCCACGGTGGTCTGCGCCGTGCAGATCCCGGGGGAGGTCGAGGCCAGGCCGGGGGAGGTGGGCGTCGTCGACCGGTTCCGCGTCGTGGTCCGAGGGGTCGACAGAGGCACACCGCGTTACAGCACCTATCCGCTGACCGAGGGAATGAGCGAGTAG
- a CDS encoding hemolysin family protein yields the protein MITLIVVAVLATLVAFLLSASETALLRVSRHRVEQLPDDQRGAEALARIVADPAPYLAVAAFTRVLAEAITAVAVTVAVDTQTDSHWRTALIAVGIMTVISFVVVGVSPRTLGRQHVEKVALMSAPVIRVLRVLLGPLAKVLVVFGNAVTPGRGFAEGPFASEAELRDLLDLAGESSVIEAGEREMIHSIFELGDTVAREVMVPRPDMVSIRQDRALRQAMSLFLRSGFSRIPVIGEGTDDVLGILYFKDVARAVNANADNSKDAVTELMRPVQRIPESKSVDGLLREMQRDRLHIAIVIDEYGGTAGLVTIEDILEEIVGEITDEYDRDVVEVETLEDGSVRVPATMPVDDLNEMFDVEIETEDVDSVGGVLAAEIGMVPIVGSWAEVAGLRLTAERMAGRRRRVATVLVARVEPEQDDDEESATPGGSDHESEDTE from the coding sequence TTGATCACCCTGATCGTTGTCGCCGTCCTGGCGACTCTCGTCGCTTTCCTGCTGTCCGCCAGCGAGACCGCGCTGCTGCGCGTCTCGCGGCACCGGGTCGAGCAGTTGCCAGATGACCAGCGCGGGGCCGAGGCCCTCGCCCGGATCGTCGCGGACCCGGCGCCCTATCTGGCCGTCGCCGCCTTCACGCGGGTGCTGGCCGAGGCCATCACCGCGGTTGCCGTGACGGTTGCCGTCGACACCCAGACCGACAGCCACTGGCGCACGGCGCTGATCGCCGTGGGCATCATGACCGTCATCTCCTTCGTGGTCGTCGGGGTCTCCCCGCGCACCCTGGGCCGACAGCACGTCGAAAAGGTCGCGCTGATGTCCGCGCCGGTCATCCGGGTGCTGCGCGTCCTGCTCGGGCCGCTGGCCAAGGTGCTGGTGGTCTTCGGCAACGCGGTGACCCCCGGCCGCGGGTTCGCCGAGGGGCCCTTTGCCAGCGAGGCCGAGCTGCGGGACCTGCTCGACCTCGCCGGGGAGAGCTCGGTGATCGAGGCCGGCGAGCGCGAGATGATCCACTCGATCTTCGAGCTGGGTGACACCGTGGCCCGCGAGGTCATGGTGCCCAGGCCCGACATGGTCTCGATCCGCCAGGACCGCGCGCTGCGACAGGCGATGTCGCTGTTCCTGCGCTCGGGCTTCAGCCGCATCCCGGTCATCGGGGAGGGCACGGACGACGTGCTAGGCATCCTCTATTTCAAGGACGTCGCACGGGCCGTCAACGCCAATGCGGACAACAGCAAGGACGCGGTCACCGAGCTGATGCGCCCGGTGCAGCGGATCCCCGAGTCCAAGTCTGTCGACGGCCTGCTGCGGGAGATGCAGCGGGACCGGCTGCACATCGCGATCGTGATCGACGAATACGGCGGCACCGCCGGGTTGGTCACCATCGAGGACATCCTCGAGGAGATCGTCGGCGAGATCACCGACGAGTATGACCGTGACGTCGTGGAGGTGGAGACCCTCGAGGACGGCTCGGTCCGGGTGCCCGCCACGATGCCGGTCGATGATCTCAACGAGATGTTCGACGTCGAGATCGAGACCGAGGACGTCGACTCCGTCGGCGGGGTCCTCGCGGCCGAGATCGGCATGGTCCCCATCGTGGGATCCTGGGCGGAGGTCGCTGGGCTGCGTCTGACGGCCGAGCGGATGGCCGGCCGCCGCCGCCGGGTGGCCACCGTCCTGGTCGCCCGGGTGGAGCCGGAGCAGGATGACGACGAGGAGTCCGCCACCCCGGGTGGCTCCGATCACGAGTCGGAGGACACCGAGTGA
- the dnaJ gene encoding molecular chaperone DnaJ, with protein sequence MNDYYADLGVSRDANAQDIKKAYHKRARRLHPDVNPGPEAEAEFKKVSQAYDVLSDSTKRAAYDRGQDPYAGANQNFGQGFSFTDIMDAFFGGAAAGSRGPRSRTQRGQDALVRLDIDLRTAVFGNQETVVIDTATRCATCTGSGSQPGTGTRTCSSCSGRGEVQSVQRSFLGQVMTTRPCPECRGFGEIIEQPCVDCAGDGRIRARRDLTIKVPGGVDSGTRIQLSGEGEVGPGGGGAGDLYVEIAVRPHDTFRRRGDDLHCSVQVPMTAAALGATLTVETFDGPTEVDLQAGSQPQDTVTLDGQGVTHLRGSGRGDLIVHLDVRVPTKLDDNQRDLLARLAEERGESRPEGRLAPANNGFLGKLKEAFSAR encoded by the coding sequence GTGAACGACTACTACGCCGATCTCGGCGTGTCCCGTGACGCCAACGCACAGGACATCAAGAAGGCCTATCACAAGCGGGCGCGTCGCCTGCACCCTGACGTGAACCCGGGACCCGAGGCAGAGGCTGAGTTCAAGAAGGTGAGCCAGGCCTACGACGTGCTGTCGGACTCCACCAAGCGGGCGGCCTACGACCGGGGCCAGGATCCGTATGCCGGGGCGAACCAGAACTTCGGCCAGGGGTTCAGCTTCACGGACATCATGGACGCCTTCTTTGGGGGTGCGGCGGCCGGATCCCGTGGCCCGCGCTCGCGCACCCAGCGCGGCCAGGATGCTCTCGTGCGTCTGGACATCGACCTGCGCACGGCCGTCTTCGGCAACCAGGAGACCGTGGTCATCGACACCGCGACCCGGTGTGCCACCTGCACCGGCTCCGGCAGCCAGCCCGGCACCGGCACCCGCACCTGCTCCAGTTGCTCGGGCCGCGGAGAGGTCCAGTCGGTGCAGCGCTCCTTCCTGGGCCAGGTGATGACCACCCGTCCGTGCCCCGAGTGCCGTGGGTTCGGCGAGATCATCGAGCAGCCGTGTGTCGACTGCGCCGGTGACGGGCGCATCCGCGCGCGTCGTGACCTGACCATCAAGGTGCCGGGCGGGGTTGACTCCGGCACCCGCATCCAGCTGTCCGGCGAGGGTGAGGTCGGCCCCGGTGGTGGCGGAGCGGGTGACCTCTACGTCGAGATCGCGGTCCGCCCGCACGACACCTTCCGCCGGCGCGGGGATGACCTGCACTGCTCGGTCCAGGTCCCGATGACCGCCGCGGCCCTCGGCGCGACGCTGACCGTGGAGACCTTCGACGGTCCGACCGAGGTCGACCTGCAGGCCGGCAGCCAGCCGCAGGACACCGTCACCCTGGACGGGCAGGGTGTGACCCACCTGCGCGGCTCGGGTCGTGGCGACCTCATCGTCCACCTGGACGTGCGGGTGCCGACCAAGCTCGACGACAACCAGCGTGACCTGCTGGCCCGGCTGGCCGAGGAGCGCGGAGAGTCCCGCCCCGAGGGCCGGCTCGCACCTGCCAACAACGGCTTCCTCGGCAAACTCAAGGAAGCCTTCTCCGCACGGTGA